Proteins encoded by one window of Carassius auratus strain Wakin chromosome 8, ASM336829v1, whole genome shotgun sequence:
- the LOC113107941 gene encoding NFU1 iron-sulfur cluster scaffold homolog, mitochondrial-like, with product MNFLEEYSCSLTLMSGRASVEIHSTRCDVTLHANFRPTVQEDGGDVLYRGFEDGIVKLKLQGSCTSCPSSIITLKSGIQNMLQFYVPEVEGVEQVKEEDLDVEKDLIF from the exons ATGAACTTTCTGGAAGAATATTCCTgctcactcacactcatgtcaGGAAGAGCATCAGTGGAGATTCACAGCACTAGATGTGAtgtcacactgcatgcgaacttCAGGCCCACGGTGCAGGAGGATGGAGGTGATGTGTTGTATCGTGGTTTTGAGGATGGTATTGTAAAGCTGAAGCTGCAGGGTTCCTGCACCAGCTGTCCCAGCTCCATCATCACGCTGAAGAGCGGCATCCAGAACATGCTGCAGTTCTACGTTCCCGAGGTGGAAGGAGTCGAGCAG GTGAAGGAAGAGGATTTGGATGTTGAAAAGGATTTGATATTTTGA